The following are encoded together in the Janthinobacterium sp. Marseille genome:
- a CDS encoding hemin uptake protein HemP yields MKRLIMAISAPREALENNPALRNNAAMEQPITRINSRDLFRQMREVEIAHEGRIYRLRLTQLNKLILTA; encoded by the coding sequence ATGAAAAGGTTGATCATGGCGATCTCGGCACCACGTGAAGCACTGGAAAACAATCCTGCTCTACGTAATAACGCTGCAATGGAACAGCCAATTACACGCATCAATAGTCGCGATTTGTTCCGGCAAATGCGTGAAGTGGAAATAGCACACGAAGGGCGAATTTACCGCCTCCGTTTAACGCAGTTGAATAAATTGATTTTGACGGCATAA
- a CDS encoding GNA1162 family protein yields MSRNFKAILLSLFVLSLSGCATQLSKKDYTDLRTEAPRSILVVPAVNRSVEVTAPDYFLSTISRPLAERGYYVFPVHLVKRMMEDDGLNDADMVHAGDPQRLGKMFGSDAVMYITIERWDAQYIVFSTTVTVEMKYVLKSTASGQTLWSNSQKLVYQPQNNNSGGGLAGLIAQAVVAAVAKAAPNYVPLAQQANMQAVSTKGQGLPAGPYIDLYQKDQADF; encoded by the coding sequence ATGTCACGAAATTTCAAGGCAATATTGCTGAGCCTGTTCGTCCTCAGCCTGAGTGGTTGCGCTACACAACTCAGTAAAAAGGATTACACCGACTTGCGTACCGAGGCGCCGCGCTCCATTTTGGTTGTGCCAGCGGTCAATCGCAGTGTTGAGGTAACTGCGCCGGATTATTTCCTGTCGACGATTTCCCGTCCCTTGGCCGAGCGCGGTTACTACGTGTTTCCTGTGCATCTGGTCAAGCGCATGATGGAAGACGATGGTTTGAATGATGCCGACATGGTGCACGCCGGTGATCCGCAAAGACTAGGCAAGATGTTCGGCTCGGATGCCGTGATGTACATCACAATCGAGCGTTGGGATGCGCAATATATTGTGTTTTCAACGACGGTAACGGTGGAAATGAAATATGTGCTGAAGAGCACTGCCAGCGGCCAGACTTTGTGGAGTAATTCACAGAAATTGGTTTACCAGCCACAAAACAATAATTCCGGCGGTGGTCTTGCCGGTTTGATTGCGCAGGCTGTAGTGGCTGCGGTAGCGAAGGCTGCGCCTAATTATGTGCCGTTGGCGCAGCAAGCAAATATGCAGGCGGTCAGTACAAAAGGCCAGGGTTTGCCGGCGGGCCCTTATATTGATTTGTACCAGAAGGATCAGGCTGACTTTTGA
- a CDS encoding MotA/TolQ/ExbB proton channel family protein — protein sequence MEVSPYGLESLWSQGDFVTKGVAVLLVAMSIASWYVIATKALQLMQYRRAARAAGHEFWDATSLTEGTATLGNGNPFADIAEAGVTAMRHHEAHKGHLHDQLSVSDWITLSLRQAIDETSAKLQSGMAVLASVGSTAPFVGLFGTVWGIYHALVAIGTSGQASIDKVAGPVGEALIMTALGLAVAIPATFGYNALVRGNKSVIAKMNKFGFDLHALFVTGSRANDTNTPGASGAKLVAVGGA from the coding sequence ATGGAAGTCAGCCCGTACGGTTTAGAAAGTCTGTGGTCGCAAGGTGACTTTGTCACCAAAGGCGTCGCAGTATTGCTGGTCGCAATGTCGATCGCGTCGTGGTACGTCATCGCCACCAAAGCACTGCAATTGATGCAATATCGCCGCGCAGCACGTGCTGCCGGCCACGAGTTCTGGGATGCCACCAGCCTGACAGAAGGCACAGCTACCCTGGGTAACGGCAATCCATTCGCCGACATCGCTGAAGCAGGCGTCACCGCCATGCGTCACCATGAAGCACACAAAGGTCACCTGCACGATCAATTGTCTGTCAGCGACTGGATCACCCTGTCCCTGCGTCAAGCCATCGATGAAACATCGGCCAAATTGCAAAGCGGCATGGCAGTGCTGGCATCGGTCGGTTCCACTGCACCGTTCGTCGGCCTGTTTGGCACCGTGTGGGGTATCTACCATGCGCTGGTTGCCATCGGTACTTCGGGTCAAGCCAGTATCGATAAAGTTGCCGGTCCGGTCGGTGAAGCGCTGATCATGACCGCACTCGGTCTGGCTGTCGCGATTCCTGCAACCTTCGGCTACAACGCACTGGTTCGCGGCAATAAATCGGTCATCGCCAAAATGAATAAATTCGGCTTCGACCTGCACGCATTGTTCGTCACCGGCTCACGTGCCAATGACACCAATACACCAGGTGCAAGCGGCGCCAAACTGGTTGCCGTCGGAGGTGCATGA
- a CDS encoding DUF4810 domain-containing protein has protein sequence MRFRSFIVLSAVMILSACAAPSKYNWGNYEGSLYSYYKDTTKTAEHAAELQRTIVDSEATGKLVAPGLYAEYGFLMLQEGKSKDAIAQFEKEKAKWPESTYLMDNMIRIASSSSTKSAALKE, from the coding sequence ATGCGATTCCGTTCATTCATTGTTTTGTCGGCAGTCATGATCTTGAGCGCTTGTGCCGCGCCATCCAAATATAACTGGGGAAATTACGAAGGATCGCTCTATTCGTACTACAAGGACACCACCAAAACGGCGGAGCATGCTGCGGAACTGCAGCGCACAATTGTGGATTCCGAGGCAACCGGGAAATTGGTTGCACCTGGTTTGTATGCAGAGTATGGCTTCCTGATGCTGCAAGAGGGCAAGTCCAAAGATGCTATTGCGCAGTTTGAAAAAGAAAAAGCGAAGTGGCCGGAATCAACTTATCTCATGGATAACATGATCCGTATTGCTTCAAGCTCTTCCACCAAATCTGCCGCGCTCAAGGAGTAA
- the panD gene encoding aspartate 1-decarboxylase: MQRIMLRSKIHRVTVTQADLHYEGSCGIDEDLLTAADIRVGEKIELYNINNGKRFSTYAIKGAKGSGEISLNGAAARCAQLGDLLIICTYGSMTDEEVETYVPKIVFVDEKNKFAGLKK, from the coding sequence ATGCAACGTATCATGCTCAGGTCGAAAATCCACCGTGTGACGGTGACTCAGGCTGACCTGCATTACGAGGGCTCGTGTGGTATCGACGAGGACTTGCTGACCGCCGCCGACATCCGTGTCGGTGAAAAAATTGAGCTGTATAACATTAATAACGGCAAGCGTTTCTCTACCTACGCCATCAAGGGTGCCAAAGGTAGTGGCGAAATCTCGCTCAACGGTGCTGCTGCACGCTGCGCGCAATTGGGTGATTTGCTGATTATTTGCACTTACGGTTCGATGACAGACGAAGAAGTTGAGACTTATGTACCGAAGATTGTCTTCGTCGATGAAAAGAATAAGTTCGCCGGATTGAAAAAATAG
- a CDS encoding Re/Si-specific NAD(P)(+) transhydrogenase subunit alpha, with protein sequence MSLVIGVPRESFPGEKRVATVPEVVEKLIKLGFSVSVESGAGDDANFSDDTYRAAGAQIVQGAANLWSGSDIVFKVRAPSAEEVGLIREGSTLIGFIWPAQNPELMQQLAAKRVTVLAMDSLPRTLSRAQKMDALTSTAGVSGYRAVIEAANAFGRFFNGQITAAGKVPPAKVFIAGAGVAGLAAIGTAASLGAIVRANDTRAEVADQVVSLGGEFVKVDYDEEGSGGGGYAKVMSEGFQAAQREMYAQQAKECDIIITTALIPGKPAPKLITAEMVQSMKPGSVIVDMAAEQGGNCELTEPGKVVVKHGVTIVGYTDLPSRLPKQASTLYSTNLLRLTEELCKDAEGKKTTDGIINVNMEDEAIRGLTVIKDGNITWPPPPPKPVAAPVAKPAQAPAPAHGHGPSTTVSSPKRVVTMFVFATLLFALIGMGAPTAFLGHLTVFVLGCFIGYMVVWNVTPALHTPLMSVTNSISSIIVIGALVQVAPPLADGMARPELLIKCLAAAGIALTAINMFGGFAVTRRMLDMFRKN encoded by the coding sequence ATGTCTTTAGTTATAGGGGTGCCACGGGAGTCATTCCCCGGGGAAAAACGGGTGGCGACTGTGCCAGAAGTCGTTGAAAAGCTGATCAAACTCGGCTTTTCCGTTAGCGTAGAATCTGGCGCCGGTGACGACGCCAACTTCAGCGACGATACTTACCGCGCTGCCGGTGCACAGATCGTGCAAGGCGCTGCCAATTTGTGGTCCGGGTCCGATATCGTCTTCAAGGTGCGCGCTCCAAGTGCCGAAGAAGTCGGTCTGATCCGCGAAGGTAGCACCCTGATCGGCTTCATCTGGCCGGCACAGAATCCTGAATTGATGCAGCAGCTTGCAGCCAAGCGTGTCACCGTGTTGGCTATGGACTCGCTGCCACGCACGCTGTCGCGCGCGCAGAAGATGGATGCTTTGACCTCCACCGCCGGTGTCAGTGGCTATCGCGCCGTCATCGAGGCTGCCAACGCGTTCGGTCGTTTCTTCAACGGCCAGATCACGGCTGCAGGCAAGGTTCCTCCGGCAAAAGTATTTATCGCAGGTGCTGGCGTGGCCGGTTTGGCTGCGATCGGTACGGCTGCCAGCCTGGGCGCCATCGTGCGCGCCAACGATACTCGTGCCGAAGTGGCCGATCAAGTTGTATCGCTGGGCGGCGAATTCGTTAAGGTCGATTATGACGAAGAAGGTTCGGGCGGCGGCGGCTATGCCAAGGTCATGTCCGAAGGTTTCCAGGCTGCGCAGCGTGAGATGTACGCCCAGCAGGCCAAGGAATGCGACATTATCATCACCACCGCGCTGATCCCTGGCAAACCGGCTCCGAAACTGATAACCGCTGAAATGGTTCAGTCCATGAAACCCGGCAGCGTGATCGTCGATATGGCGGCCGAGCAGGGTGGTAACTGCGAACTGACAGAACCCGGCAAGGTTGTAGTGAAACATGGCGTGACCATCGTTGGTTACACAGACTTGCCGAGCCGTTTGCCTAAGCAGGCCAGTACGCTGTACTCAACTAACCTGTTGCGCCTGACCGAAGAGCTGTGCAAGGACGCTGAAGGTAAAAAGACGACTGACGGCATCATCAACGTCAATATGGAAGACGAAGCCATTCGTGGACTGACCGTCATCAAGGACGGCAACATCACCTGGCCGCCTCCACCGCCGAAGCCAGTGGCTGCTCCGGTTGCCAAGCCAGCGCAGGCACCTGCTCCTGCGCACGGTCATGGCCCAAGCACCACTGTTTCCTCACCTAAGCGTGTGGTCACAATGTTTGTCTTCGCAACGCTGTTGTTTGCGTTGATTGGCATGGGTGCGCCTACTGCTTTCCTCGGTCACTTGACCGTGTTTGTACTGGGTTGCTTCATTGGTTACATGGTGGTCTGGAATGTTACCCCGGCATTGCACACGCCTCTGATGAGCGTTACCAACTCCATCTCGTCGATCATCGTGATCGGTGCGCTGGTACAGGTCGCTCCTCCGTTGGCTGATGGCATGGCGCGTCCCGAGTTGCTGATTAAGTGCCTCGCCGCTGCTGGCATCGCTTTGACCGCAATCAACATGTTCGGTGGCTTCGCTGTCACCCGTCGCATGCTTGATATGTTCCGTAAGAATTAA
- a CDS encoding FMN-binding glutamate synthase family protein — MRLFPIGYLALVASGLLFILSLFFTPQHDSAWWLVVLFGFLTIVGISDVLQAKRAVLRNYPILGHFRYMFESVRPEIRQYFLEDDAAPNPFSRNQRSLVYQRAKQAIDKRPFGTQMDVYQSDYEWINHSIAPAKVVSHDFRITIGAERAQPYSASIFNISAMSFGALSANAIRALNQGAQKGGFMHDTGEGSISRYHKPDNPNDAGGDLVWEIGSGYFGCRNDDGSFSAEKFALNAQLPQVKMIEVKLSQGAKPGHGGVLPGAKVSVEIAAARGIPLGVDCVSPSSHSAFDSPIGLLQFIEQLRNLSGGKPTGFKLAVGHPWEFFGIVKAMLATGITPDFIVIDGGEGGTGAAPVEFTDHVGVPLQEALLLAHNTLVGAKLRDKVKIGASGKIVSAFDIVRTLALGADWCNSARGFMFALGCIQSQSCHTDRCPTGIATQDNLRQRALVVPDKAERVANFHRNTLKALAELIAAAGLHHPSELKPHHLVRRVSANQVKLASALLPYLEPGQLLSEANPERELPEVFGKYWPIAQAESFSPIH, encoded by the coding sequence ATGCGTTTGTTTCCGATCGGTTATCTCGCCCTGGTAGCATCCGGGCTCCTCTTCATTCTCTCGCTGTTCTTTACGCCACAACACGACAGCGCCTGGTGGCTGGTAGTACTGTTTGGCTTCCTGACCATAGTCGGCATCAGCGATGTGCTGCAAGCCAAACGCGCAGTATTGCGTAACTACCCTATCCTCGGACACTTCCGCTACATGTTTGAATCGGTGCGTCCGGAAATACGCCAATACTTCCTGGAAGACGACGCCGCGCCAAATCCTTTTTCACGCAATCAGCGCTCGCTGGTGTATCAACGTGCCAAACAAGCGATCGACAAACGCCCGTTCGGCACCCAGATGGATGTCTATCAAAGCGACTATGAATGGATCAATCACTCCATTGCCCCGGCCAAGGTGGTATCGCATGACTTCCGCATCACGATAGGCGCAGAACGCGCACAACCGTACTCGGCCAGTATTTTCAATATCTCCGCGATGAGCTTCGGTGCGCTGTCGGCAAATGCCATACGCGCACTTAATCAAGGCGCCCAAAAAGGCGGCTTCATGCATGACACCGGCGAAGGCAGCATCAGCCGCTACCACAAGCCGGACAATCCAAACGATGCCGGCGGCGACCTGGTGTGGGAGATCGGCTCGGGCTACTTCGGCTGCCGCAATGACGATGGCAGTTTTTCGGCAGAGAAATTCGCACTCAATGCGCAACTGCCGCAAGTGAAAATGATAGAAGTGAAGTTATCGCAAGGCGCAAAGCCCGGACATGGCGGGGTTTTACCCGGCGCCAAGGTGTCGGTAGAAATTGCCGCGGCACGCGGCATACCGCTAGGCGTCGATTGCGTGTCACCCTCTTCCCATTCAGCCTTCGACTCGCCTATCGGCTTGCTGCAATTTATAGAACAACTACGCAATCTCTCAGGCGGCAAACCGACAGGCTTCAAACTGGCGGTCGGCCATCCGTGGGAATTTTTCGGCATTGTAAAAGCAATGCTCGCCACCGGTATTACACCCGACTTCATCGTGATCGACGGCGGTGAAGGCGGCACCGGTGCCGCACCGGTTGAGTTCACCGATCATGTCGGCGTGCCGCTGCAGGAAGCTCTGCTGCTCGCGCATAACACACTGGTGGGTGCCAAACTGCGCGACAAGGTCAAGATAGGCGCGTCAGGCAAAATCGTCAGCGCCTTCGATATCGTACGCACACTGGCGCTGGGTGCAGACTGGTGCAATTCGGCGCGCGGCTTTATGTTTGCACTCGGCTGCATACAATCGCAAAGTTGCCATACCGATCGCTGCCCGACCGGCATCGCGACGCAAGACAATCTGCGCCAGCGCGCCCTGGTCGTGCCAGACAAGGCCGAGCGCGTAGCCAATTTCCATCGCAATACATTGAAGGCGCTGGCGGAATTAATTGCCGCCGCCGGCCTGCACCACCCTTCCGAGTTGAAGCCACATCATCTGGTGCGCCGCGTGTCGGCCAACCAGGTCAAGCTCGCTTCCGCGCTACTACCTTATCTGGAGCCCGGTCAATTACTGAGCGAAGCCAATCCGGAACGTGAGTTACCGGAAGTGTTTGGCAAGTACTGGCCGATTGCACAAGCCGAATCCTTCAGCCCTATCCACTAA
- a CDS encoding biopolymer transporter ExbD: MAMGSLSDEDDFNPEINTTPLVDVMLVLLIIFIMTIPVMNHAVKLDLPHAANQPNDVKPETINVSIDAAGQVYWNNEVLDQSQMLSRIADAAKVTPQPELHLRADRLTPYEKVAQVMAAAQSGGLTKMGFVTEAPK, from the coding sequence ATGGCAATGGGATCCTTGTCGGATGAAGACGACTTCAATCCAGAGATCAATACCACGCCGCTAGTCGACGTGATGCTGGTATTGCTGATCATCTTCATCATGACCATCCCGGTGATGAATCACGCAGTGAAGCTCGATCTGCCACACGCTGCAAACCAGCCTAACGACGTCAAACCGGAAACCATCAATGTATCGATTGATGCCGCAGGCCAGGTTTACTGGAACAATGAAGTACTGGATCAATCGCAAATGCTGTCACGCATTGCGGATGCAGCCAAAGTAACACCACAACCAGAATTGCATTTGCGTGCAGACCGTCTCACTCCTTACGAGAAAGTCGCGCAAGTCATGGCAGCAGCACAGTCAGGCGGACTGACCAAAATGGGCTTCGTCACCGAAGCACCGAAGTAA
- the mnmA gene encoding tRNA 2-thiouridine(34) synthase MnmA yields MAKKRVVIGMSGGVDSSVSAWLLKEQGYEVIGLFMKNWEDDDDSEYCSTRQDWIDAASVADVVGVDIEAVNFASEYKDRVFAEFLREYQAGRTPNPDVLCNAEIKFKAFLDHAMLLGADMIATGHYARVREVTSGPDAGRVELLKAVDASKDQSYFLHRLNQAQLAKTLFPLGEIRKTEVRKIAEQLKLPNATKKDSTGICFIGERPFREFLNRYLSYQPGPMKTPEGVIVGEHVGLSFYTLGQRKGIGLGGMKSHKNTDGNSEPWYVARKDVATNTLYIVQGHDHPWLLSSELSAGQMSWVAGSPPSEELVSAKTRYRQADVACSQRSDADGFSLAFAAPQWAVTPGQSAVLYQGDVCLGGGIINTSAVPA; encoded by the coding sequence ATGGCTAAAAAACGCGTCGTCATCGGCATGTCCGGCGGTGTTGACTCGTCTGTTTCAGCCTGGCTCCTGAAAGAACAGGGTTACGAAGTCATCGGCCTCTTCATGAAGAACTGGGAAGACGATGACGATTCCGAATACTGCTCAACGCGCCAGGACTGGATAGATGCAGCCAGCGTGGCTGACGTAGTCGGCGTTGATATCGAAGCAGTCAATTTCGCTTCCGAATACAAAGATCGTGTCTTCGCCGAATTCCTGCGCGAGTACCAGGCCGGCCGCACGCCGAACCCGGATGTGCTGTGCAATGCCGAAATCAAATTCAAGGCCTTTCTGGATCACGCCATGCTGCTCGGTGCCGACATGATCGCCACCGGCCACTATGCGCGCGTGCGCGAAGTGACGTCCGGCCCGGATGCCGGACGCGTCGAATTATTGAAAGCGGTCGACGCCAGCAAGGATCAAAGCTACTTCCTGCATCGCCTCAATCAGGCACAGTTGGCCAAGACCCTGTTCCCGCTCGGCGAAATCCGCAAGACGGAAGTGCGCAAGATTGCAGAACAATTGAAGCTGCCGAACGCAACCAAAAAGGATTCCACCGGCATCTGCTTCATCGGCGAACGTCCGTTCCGTGAATTCCTGAATCGCTACCTGTCTTATCAACCGGGACCGATGAAGACACCGGAAGGCGTCATCGTTGGCGAACATGTAGGTTTGAGTTTTTACACCTTGGGCCAGCGCAAAGGCATAGGCCTGGGCGGCATGAAGTCGCACAAAAACACCGATGGCAATAGCGAACCCTGGTATGTGGCGCGCAAGGATGTCGCGACCAACACTCTATATATAGTGCAAGGGCACGATCACCCCTGGCTGCTGTCGTCCGAATTAAGCGCCGGCCAGATGAGCTGGGTCGCCGGCAGCCCCCCAAGCGAAGAACTGGTATCAGCCAAAACCCGTTACCGCCAGGCCGATGTCGCCTGCAGCCAGCGCAGCGATGCAGACGGTTTCTCGCTCGCGTTCGCCGCACCGCAATGGGCAGTCACGCCGGGGCAATCGGCAGTGCTTTACCAGGGTGATGTTTGCCTGGGCGGCGGCATCATCAACACTTCCGCAGTTCCGGCCTAG
- the bfr gene encoding bacterioferritin → MKGDSNIIKLLNAQLTNELTAINQYFLHARMYKHWGFEKIAKKEYEESIGEMKHADKLIDRILMLDGLPNLQALHKLMIGENTPEMLGCDLKLEKLAQKTVKEGIAACEASGDYVSRELFQYILDDTEEHIDWLETQLDLIEKVGIQNYLQAQMISE, encoded by the coding sequence ATGAAAGGTGACAGCAATATCATCAAGCTGCTCAATGCACAGCTTACAAACGAACTTACCGCAATCAACCAATACTTCCTGCATGCACGCATGTACAAGCACTGGGGTTTTGAAAAGATTGCAAAGAAAGAATACGAAGAGTCGATCGGCGAAATGAAGCATGCCGATAAATTGATCGATCGCATCCTGATGCTGGATGGCTTGCCTAACCTGCAAGCACTGCACAAGTTGATGATCGGTGAAAACACTCCGGAAATGCTCGGCTGCGATTTGAAACTGGAAAAGCTGGCGCAAAAAACCGTCAAGGAAGGCATCGCAGCATGCGAAGCCAGCGGTGACTATGTATCGCGCGAACTGTTCCAATACATCCTGGACGACACCGAAGAACATATCGACTGGCTGGAAACCCAACTCGACCTGATCGAAAAAGTCGGCATCCAGAACTATCTGCAAGCGCAGATGATCAGCGAGTAA
- a CDS encoding energy transducer TonB, producing MNAITTQSSAPLLPPHISQQLRRFGPLIAIIAIHIALFYALRSGLVHQVAKVLPREIFADFITEQPAPAPAPKPAEPKTVPVVKKQVTRPTPKPVVTEAPSPQAITENAAPSPPSNEPPSPPAPAAPSAPSVPATPKLISGVSYINPPRPVYPPLDARMGNEGTVTLRVLINEKGRAEKVEVQKSSGSLRMDDAARDAVMRALFKPYLEDGRPAPAFAIVPINFTLNR from the coding sequence ATGAACGCAATAACAACCCAGTCGTCAGCACCGCTTTTACCGCCTCACATATCACAGCAACTCAGACGATTCGGGCCTCTGATCGCTATCATTGCGATCCACATCGCTTTGTTCTACGCGTTGCGCAGCGGTCTGGTACACCAGGTCGCTAAAGTGCTGCCGCGCGAAATCTTTGCGGACTTCATTACCGAACAACCGGCACCGGCACCGGCACCAAAGCCGGCAGAACCAAAAACGGTTCCGGTCGTAAAGAAACAGGTAACCCGCCCGACACCAAAGCCGGTCGTGACTGAAGCACCGTCACCACAAGCCATTACCGAGAACGCAGCACCGTCGCCACCATCGAACGAGCCGCCATCGCCGCCTGCGCCTGCCGCACCGTCTGCGCCATCGGTGCCTGCGACACCGAAATTGATTTCCGGCGTTTCCTACATTAATCCGCCGCGCCCGGTTTACCCGCCACTGGATGCACGCATGGGGAATGAAGGCACCGTCACATTGCGCGTGCTGATCAATGAGAAAGGCCGCGCCGAAAAGGTTGAGGTTCAAAAATCTTCAGGCTCATTGCGCATGGACGATGCAGCACGGGATGCCGTGATGCGCGCATTATTCAAGCCTTATTTGGAAGACGGGAGACCAGCTCCTGCCTTCGCTATCGTACCAATTAATTTCACGCTAAATAGATAA
- a CDS encoding NUDIX hydrolase, which produces MPDIWKPSVTVAAIIERDGYFLLVEEETSEGVRFNQPAGHLDPHESLEEAVVRETLEETAHDFTPTALVGMYMSRYVSARTGHDVTYLSFTFCGEVGAKHDQPLDVGILRAVWMSYDELVATREKHRSPSVLQRVDDYLAGKRAPLSLLITHPSVYEVIENG; this is translated from the coding sequence ATGCCTGATATCTGGAAACCATCTGTTACTGTTGCTGCCATCATCGAGCGTGATGGGTACTTCCTGCTGGTAGAAGAAGAGACCAGTGAGGGCGTTCGCTTTAACCAGCCGGCCGGCCACCTGGATCCGCACGAATCGCTGGAAGAAGCGGTCGTACGCGAAACCCTGGAAGAAACCGCACATGATTTCACGCCTACCGCCCTGGTCGGCATGTATATGTCGCGCTATGTTTCAGCGCGCACCGGACATGATGTCACTTATTTAAGCTTCACCTTTTGCGGCGAAGTCGGCGCAAAACATGACCAGCCCCTGGATGTCGGCATCCTGCGCGCGGTCTGGATGAGCTATGACGAGTTGGTCGCCACCCGGGAAAAACACCGCAGTCCTTCGGTATTGCAACGGGTCGACGACTATCTGGCCGGCAAACGCGCCCCGCTGTCGCTGCTGATCACGCATCCGTCCGTCTATGAGGTAATTGAAAATGGCTAA
- a CDS encoding CsgG/HfaB family protein — protein sequence MSIKWLLMASPLFLGACAVTSTPTQPVEAPVSRAQQIEAQKQVAAPQVKTLKRKIAIGRFTNETRYGKTFQVDSNLDPLGKQASDMLNSRLISSNKFLTFERSDLEKIKNEQALLKEGNLIGVDTLILGSVTEFGRSTTGKSGFLSATKIQTARAKIEIRLVDARTGFLFFTATGTGEATSESGEIAGFGSKADYDGTLNDRAIGAAISDVQNALIAKLEERPWRTDILKVNGKQVFVSGGARQGLKVGDSLAVMQQGETVSSKQTGFAITLPPTKVGILRITSLFGDNETNEGAIAELISGSASAAKGSTIFVAENKD from the coding sequence ATGTCAATAAAATGGCTCTTGATGGCGTCGCCGTTGTTTCTTGGCGCGTGTGCAGTCACATCCACTCCAACCCAGCCGGTTGAAGCGCCGGTAAGTCGTGCGCAGCAAATAGAAGCACAAAAACAGGTGGCTGCCCCGCAAGTGAAGACTTTGAAACGCAAAATTGCGATCGGTCGCTTCACGAATGAAACACGCTATGGCAAAACCTTTCAAGTTGATAGCAATCTGGACCCTTTGGGAAAACAAGCGTCCGATATGCTCAACAGCCGCTTGATCAGCTCGAACAAATTCCTGACCTTTGAGCGCTCTGATCTGGAAAAAATCAAGAATGAACAAGCTTTGCTCAAGGAGGGCAACTTGATCGGTGTGGACACGCTAATCCTGGGTTCCGTCACCGAATTCGGGCGTAGCACCACAGGCAAATCCGGCTTCCTGAGTGCGACAAAAATTCAAACTGCGCGCGCAAAAATTGAAATACGTCTGGTTGATGCGCGTACCGGCTTTCTCTTCTTTACCGCCACCGGGACCGGTGAGGCCACCAGTGAGTCAGGTGAGATTGCAGGCTTCGGCAGCAAGGCTGACTACGATGGCACCTTGAATGACCGCGCTATCGGTGCTGCGATCTCGGATGTGCAAAACGCATTGATTGCAAAACTGGAAGAGCGTCCTTGGCGCACTGACATTTTGAAGGTGAATGGCAAGCAGGTGTTTGTTTCTGGTGGTGCGCGTCAAGGTTTGAAGGTTGGTGATTCGCTGGCGGTGATGCAACAGGGCGAAACCGTCAGCAGCAAGCAGACAGGTTTTGCCATCACTTTGCCACCTACCAAAGTGGGCATATTGCGTATTACCAGCTTGTTCGGTGATAACGAAACAAACGAAGGTGCAATTGCTGAATTGATTTCCGGCAGCGCAAGCGCAGCCAAGGGCTCAACGATATTTGTTGCTGAAAACAAGGATTGA
- a CDS encoding (2Fe-2S)-binding protein, with the protein MIVCVCSNISERKIRQAVDNGTTSMSQLRNDLDLGTCCGKCHSCAKRVLRECLADARPTQTIMFHPNALAA; encoded by the coding sequence ATGATTGTTTGTGTTTGCAGCAATATTTCCGAAAGGAAAATTCGTCAGGCAGTTGATAACGGCACGACCTCGATGTCGCAATTGCGCAATGATCTGGATTTAGGCACATGTTGTGGCAAATGCCACTCCTGCGCCAAACGCGTGCTGCGCGAATGCCTTGCCGACGCTCGCCCAACTCAAACTATAATGTTTCACCCTAACGCATTGGCCGCATAA